The nucleotide sequence AATCACAGAAAAtcttcaattcaaatttgaaaGTTAGCCTCTAGAGAGAAATTGTTATATATTTGCCAAGTTTTCACTAATTTCGTTTGGCTTGCCGTTTGAACTCTCTGCTTAAATGTCCATGTTTTCCACTATTATTGTgcatttatataatatataatatatatgtggtTTAGGTTAGTTGGTGAGAGCAAGCTCTCTTACAGGCAAGTTCTCATCCCTCTAAATTAATCCAAGTATTTTTTAATATCGTTCTATGTACTAAAAGAAACCTAGTACTTGGGTGTAAGCCAAAGCATCAGATTCTACGCGCTAGACTAATTTGTGAGATTTATCTATATGGTCCAAAAAGAATAGCTATCGTTAATAGTCGTTAAATATCATTTATAGAATAAAACTTGTATATAGTCGTAGTTAATATCAATTCAAATTTTAGTTATCCTACTAGAGAGCATGTCAAGATGTAGCGTTGGAAAAAGAGGCGCCATAATTTTTTAGAACTACATAGAGGttatttatgttttgttattATATGTGAACGCAAGTGTgtaaatagatttttttttcaatttcacaatataaatatatgcttgcatatataaaaaaaatttatactttAAAAGAGGGAGGCAGAAAGAGGGGAGAAggtgtgggtgtgggtgtgTTACTTTACTATAAGGGGTAGTACATAGGGCAACTTGAGAGTTGAGATTTTAGTTGTGATTTACGTATTGTTGGACTGTGCCATGCACGGTTAATTTTCAACATGATATGTATATGTTTTCCTCACAtgtaataaaaacaaaaaaaaaaattttaattgcaCATTATGTTGTGCACATACGAAAATTTTACAACTTATTTGAGTTTGGAGGTTTATAAACATTTATGACTCTGCATTGGAGTTATACATTTGAATCTATAAATTATAGGGATCGATATTGAAACGGAGTGTTGGATGTTAACTACCTAACACCCTCCTCTTCTGCTTTTATCCAAACTcccaaatatataaatatgaatGAAAATGGGCAACATACAAATTGGAGGAGGTGCTAACTAAAAACTAGATGAGGATATTTTTGCCATTGTATGGGTGACAAGATAACGAAATAACTAACATTGAGATTTAGTTGCGTTTATATTAGTTCTTGTGCAACATTTCATTAAATGGGTATCTAATCCAAAATACTAATTGATTAATACCCTTAATtactatttaaaataaaaaaatgataatttaaTCTCAAACCTCCcttaaattcttttattttgtaacTAAACAAATCAACACATTACATTATATATGTACTACATCGCATGATCATGCCTTGTACAAACTTATTAATGCACTCCTTGTCAGAGTACAGGAAAAGAAGGACTACATAATCCAACAAACCTAATGCAGAAAGAAAATTTATAATTGATAGAAATAAAGATAAACAGTGTCTACTGTCTACATAATTTCTCCAGTATTACAATACGTGCGCGGACGATTAATTTGCATGTAGCAGGCTCTGCAGCTCGTCAATTCATTTGCGTTAGGTCCTGGGGACTCTAGTTAATCTTACCACCAGACCCGTCAGATAGGCCTGGCCTACTTTTAAGGATAGGAGCTTTCTGTGTAatacataattaattaattagaacaTTATTTCAacagcagagagagagagagagagagagagaaccgtACCGAACTCTCCGGGTCTGTTTCAACAGGAGTAGGAGCAGCTTCTGGATTTGCGGGTGGATCATTGGAAACTGGCGTATCTGCAACGGAAGTTTCTGCAGTCTTACCTGGGCACTCCGCAACTTGTTCTATCTTCTCAGCACCGAAACACTTGAAAAGAGCTCTTATTGTTGCTTCAAGGAATGAACTACGAAGCTTGGGCTTGTAATAAGCATCGAATACAACTACTTCCACATCATCAGTAGTAGTGCTCATCATCTCCTCCTGTGTTGACACTATCGTCGATGATTTTTCCAGTTTTGTGTTTATGATCTCTTCCTTGATTTACTTTAGTTTCTTCTTCCCTCCCCTCCCATTAAATAGATCGTTCATGCATGGACTTTGTCACTTCCTTCACAATAAATTAATCTGCGGTTCTCATTGACCCAAAACAATTTATCCAATAAATAATCAGGTTTCATACTATACAATGTGATAAATAATTCGTTAgcaataattaattatcaaactGGCAATATGTAAGTGTTGAATCTGATTCAGTCCTATTGATTCAAACTTACAAGAGTCAGTCCTACTGATTTAAGTTATTACTTTTTAGCATCATTacattgtcctttttttttttttttgaaaaattatcTTAAGGAGAGGCTATTTTGATAAATTTCACACATGACCTCCGAAATCTCAAAAACCGTCCTGGACATAAAATATGTCGTTTTGAATGAGAATGACCCGAGAAACAATACTTAGCAACTTTGCTTGTGATATAGGGGCAATTTTGGCCAAATCCTTCGTTTACCATCCCAAACAACACGAAAGTTTTAGGAATACTTTCAGTACTTTTTTAACTGTTCATTTTATTTCCTATTTGAACGTTATGTCCTTCTACAGTTTGAATTTATGTTTAGGACACGTAATATTTAAACCTCTTGGGTGTTGGAATTTTTATCTTTCAACTATTATTCAATAAACTAGAGTTTTCCCTCTATTTTCCTAGTGGATTCTGGATGgaatttctttctattttctctTATCATATATCTCGCTACGTCAGTTACTTTCTCCTtataaatgaagaggaatactattaAATCTTAATATTATTGGCAAAGAATCAACATGCCTATCATGTCACGTGGCATTCGTATGTTCGATTTCCTCTCCCTGTGaattaaagtaatttaaaattttgtcattttaaaataaaacaaatacctttaaaaaacaatgacaaatctATAATTTAATTGATCAAGAACGTTCACTTTTGAATTCAAAGTCTTGAGTTAAGTTCCACTATAActtaaaataaatggataaagagGCCTCATAgaaaaataaagattaaaaaacaaattgtgTGTTTGGTCTTTCTGTGGGAACGGCCTTCACAAACAATGAGGTGGGAGGAGGGTTCATGTTTTATTCTAGTTAGACTTTGGAATTTACTAGTGCAGatggttcattttttttatccattcaaagcaaaagtatgaCCAGTGGGAAGTGGGAACTCAAATCGGGCTAACATATGTATGTAACGACTTCTACTTAACAGCTATGTCAACATACTCTATCAAAGAATATATATGAATGTCGGATGAATTGTATTCAACTAATTGTCACCACCTAATCTCATATTATATTTTCTCTAATCTATCATTGCGGCTAATTAGATCACGATAACttaattaatgtgtttttaacaAACTGACATATTCTATGTGGGACAAGTTGCTGCTAATAATAAAATACGCGCACACATGCAAAGATAGAGAGACTCGATCGCCAAATTAGAGGGGTAAATATAGAGATCATCATTAGGCCAAATTGAGTGCTTTGAGAGTATGTACGTAGGAACATTAAGACATTTGTTAAAGAGTAATGttaagatgttttttttttaaaaagaagattatattttaaaacacaTTGGTGTActattgtttggacccaaaattacatcatCGGCCGTTAGGTGGGCATAGCTCCCAACCATCGGATGAAAAATGAATTACAAATATTTTTAATCTATTTCACGTTAA is from Malus sylvestris chromosome 5, drMalSylv7.2, whole genome shotgun sequence and encodes:
- the LOC126621831 gene encoding uncharacterized protein LOC126621831, producing the protein MMSTTTDDVEVVVFDAYYKPKLRSSFLEATIRALFKCFGAEKIEQVAECPGKTAETSVADTPVSNDPPANPEAAPTPVETDPESSKAPILKSRPGLSDGSGGKIN